A single genomic interval of Acidovorax sp. 1608163 harbors:
- a CDS encoding acyl-CoA thioesterase/bile acid-CoA:amino acid N-acyltransferase family protein, with the protein MTALLTITPQHALIDVPRHITVQGLAPGERITLHSTTVRGPGVHWRAQADFVADAQGQVDLQRDAPVEGSYEGVSPMGLVWSQVPEGGRAPRELFAAEPSAALTTTISVTRQGADAGSIVEADLVQQLAGEGVTRREVREDGLVATLFTPAPRVDGLAPPVIVVLNGSGGGLNEPRAALYASHGYAALALGYFKAPGLPDYISNTPLEYFENALQWVHRHLRPHRGQVALSGQSRGGELVLLLGSMFPQWVSAVIAYVPGAVVHSAQNACDPALGPDSRNGPAWLYRGQPLPHLWQANRTATWQPWDEGPEPRRHANALLTALQDADAVERAAIAVERIAGPVLLLSASDDGSWPSSLYCRMVADRLARHAHPHAVQHLDFEGAGHSILFPFVPTTQLVYAHPVSRRLSTTGGSPAPNALADQQSWTGVLSFLKQSFGV; encoded by the coding sequence ATGACGGCTTTGCTCACCATCACGCCGCAGCACGCCTTGATCGACGTGCCGCGCCACATCACCGTGCAGGGCCTGGCGCCCGGCGAGCGCATCACCCTGCACAGCACCACGGTGCGCGGCCCTGGCGTGCACTGGCGCGCCCAGGCCGACTTTGTGGCCGATGCGCAGGGTCAGGTAGACCTGCAGCGCGATGCGCCTGTGGAAGGTAGCTACGAGGGCGTATCGCCCATGGGGCTGGTGTGGTCGCAAGTGCCAGAGGGGGGCCGCGCCCCGCGCGAGCTGTTTGCCGCCGAGCCTTCGGCTGCACTGACCACCACCATCAGCGTCACACGCCAAGGCGCTGACGCAGGTTCAATCGTTGAAGCTGACCTAGTGCAACAGCTGGCAGGCGAGGGCGTGACGCGGCGCGAGGTGCGCGAGGACGGCTTGGTGGCCACGCTGTTCACCCCCGCACCGCGTGTGGATGGCCTAGCGCCGCCAGTGATCGTGGTGCTCAACGGATCGGGGGGCGGGCTCAACGAGCCGCGTGCTGCGCTGTACGCATCGCACGGCTACGCAGCCCTGGCGCTGGGCTACTTCAAGGCGCCGGGCTTGCCCGACTACATCTCCAACACACCGCTGGAGTATTTTGAAAACGCCCTGCAATGGGTGCATAGGCATCTGCGACCCCACCGGGGGCAGGTGGCGCTCAGCGGGCAGTCGCGCGGTGGCGAGCTGGTGCTGCTGCTGGGATCGATGTTTCCGCAATGGGTGTCTGCCGTCATTGCCTACGTGCCCGGCGCGGTGGTGCACAGCGCACAAAACGCCTGCGACCCAGCCCTGGGGCCCGACAGCCGCAACGGCCCCGCCTGGCTGTACCGGGGCCAGCCCCTGCCGCACCTGTGGCAAGCCAACCGCACGGCCACCTGGCAGCCATGGGACGAAGGCCCCGAGCCGCGCCGCCATGCAAACGCCTTGCTCACGGCCCTGCAGGATGCCGATGCGGTGGAGCGTGCTGCCATCGCGGTGGAACGCATTGCAGGCCCGGTGCTGCTGCTGTCGGCCAGCGACGACGGTTCTTGGCCATCGAGCCTGTACTGCCGCATGGTGGCTGACCGGCTGGCCCGCCACGCGCACCCCCATGCCGTGCAGCACCTGGACTTTGAGGGGGCAGGGCACTCCATCCTGTTCCCGTTTGTGCCCACTACGCAGCTGGTGTATGCCCATCCGGTGTCGAGGCGGCTCAGCACCACGGGCGGCTCGCCCGCGCCCAATGCCCTGGCCGACCAGCAGTCGTGGACTGGGGTGCTCTCGTTTTTGAAGCAATCTTTCGGCGTCTGA
- a CDS encoding GNAT family N-acetyltransferase yields MPLDPSPLIRPVCAEDDLTRITALIHAAYAPHAAQGLRYWGTHQTVEDTAKRFAMGIGLVMLEGDDYVGTATLRRPQPESAVVLYRDPQVWSLSQFCIAPSAKGKGYGKLLHTHLLDAARQAGATTLALDTAQPATALIAMYASWGYRVVGECDWRPFTNYPSVVMAQPL; encoded by the coding sequence ATGCCTTTAGATCCATCTCCGTTGATTCGCCCCGTCTGCGCTGAAGACGACCTGACTCGCATCACCGCCCTCATCCACGCGGCCTACGCACCTCATGCGGCACAGGGTTTGCGCTACTGGGGCACCCACCAAACGGTAGAAGACACGGCCAAACGCTTTGCCATGGGCATTGGGCTGGTGATGCTGGAGGGTGACGACTATGTGGGCACCGCCACCCTGCGGCGGCCCCAGCCCGAGTCTGCCGTGGTGCTGTACCGCGACCCGCAGGTCTGGTCGCTCAGCCAGTTCTGCATTGCCCCCAGTGCCAAAGGCAAGGGCTACGGCAAGCTGCTGCACACCCACTTGTTGGACGCAGCGCGGCAAGCAGGCGCCACCACCTTGGCACTGGACACCGCCCAGCCTGCTACCGCGCTGATTGCCATGTACGCGTCCTGGGGCTACCGCGTGGTGGGTGAGTGTGACTGGAGGCCCTTCACCAACTACCCCAGCGTGGTGATGGCGCAACCGCTGTAA
- a CDS encoding YgiQ family radical SAM protein, producing the protein MNAPVDVSFFARAAKPLTSYRPYWAKRFGTAPFLPMSRAEMEKLGWDSCDIILVTGDAYVDHPSFGMAVIGRTLEAQGFRVGIIAQPDWQSADPFKVLGKPNLFWGVTAGNMDSMINRYTADRKIRSDDAYTPGDVGGKRPDRAAIVYSQRCREAFKDVPIILGGIEGSLRRIAHYDYWSDKVRRSIVVDAKCDLLLYGNAERALVEVAHRLAAREPVEQITDVRGTAFVRRPDDESGKGWFEIDSTTVDEPGPVEAHINPYMTTSEQAASQGSTCSKEDAPDSGAASAGGTGGSGQIDANPAIQPIQFVPNPALRAKLKVPPREKTVIRLPSYEQVKSDPVLYAHANRVMHLETNPGNARAMVQAHGEGVTARDVWLNPPPIPLTTAEMDYVFDLPYARGPHPSYADENGSHDHGTKIPAWEMIRFSINIMRGCFGGCTFCSITEHEGRIIQSRSEDSIIQEIEDIRDKVKGFTGTISDLGGPTANMYRLGCRSPEIEAACRKPSCVYPGICQNLTTDHGPLIKIYRRGRALKGIKKILIGSGLRYDLAVKSPEYVKELVQHHVGGYLKIAPEHTEQGPLTKMMKPGIGSYDKFKQLFEKFSEEAGKKQFLIPYFIAAHPGTSDEDMMNLAIWLKKNGFRADQVQTFYPSPMATATAMYHSGRNTLTRVRRQMRDAAEESVDIVRGEKRRRLHKAFLRYHDPNNWPLLRDALKAMGRADLIGNGKHHLIPTFQPLTDGGYQSARRKNSTPVGKPAVAAVQGKAAKPSPSGQPQKGRLLTQHTGLPPRVTGGGKPSARKPR; encoded by the coding sequence ATGAACGCCCCCGTTGACGTCTCCTTTTTTGCGCGCGCCGCAAAGCCTTTGACCAGTTACCGTCCGTACTGGGCCAAGCGCTTTGGCACGGCCCCGTTCTTGCCAATGAGCCGCGCCGAGATGGAGAAACTGGGCTGGGACAGCTGCGACATCATCCTGGTCACCGGCGACGCCTATGTGGACCACCCCAGCTTTGGCATGGCCGTGATTGGCCGAACGCTCGAAGCCCAGGGCTTTCGCGTGGGCATCATCGCCCAGCCCGACTGGCAAAGCGCTGACCCCTTCAAGGTGCTGGGCAAGCCCAACCTGTTCTGGGGCGTGACGGCAGGCAACATGGATTCGATGATCAACCGGTACACCGCTGACCGCAAGATCCGCAGTGACGATGCCTACACCCCCGGCGATGTGGGCGGCAAGCGCCCCGACCGCGCCGCTATCGTCTACAGCCAGCGCTGCCGCGAGGCGTTCAAGGACGTGCCCATCATCCTGGGCGGCATCGAAGGCAGCCTGCGCCGCATCGCCCACTACGACTACTGGAGTGACAAGGTGCGCCGCTCTATCGTGGTGGATGCCAAGTGCGACCTGCTGCTGTACGGCAACGCCGAACGCGCCCTGGTGGAGGTGGCCCACCGCCTGGCAGCGCGTGAACCCGTGGAGCAAATCACTGACGTGCGCGGCACGGCCTTTGTGCGCCGCCCCGACGACGAAAGCGGCAAGGGCTGGTTTGAGATCGATTCCACCACCGTGGACGAACCCGGCCCGGTAGAAGCGCACATCAACCCCTACATGACCACCAGCGAGCAAGCCGCCTCGCAAGGGAGCACTTGCAGCAAAGAAGATGCTCCTGATTCAGGAGCTGCCAGCGCTGGTGGGACGGGCGGTAGCGGCCAAATTGATGCCAATCCGGCGATCCAGCCCATCCAGTTTGTGCCCAACCCGGCACTGCGGGCCAAGCTGAAGGTGCCCCCGCGCGAGAAGACCGTGATCCGCCTGCCCAGCTACGAGCAGGTGAAAAGCGACCCCGTGCTCTACGCCCACGCCAACCGCGTGATGCACCTGGAAACCAACCCCGGCAACGCCCGTGCCATGGTGCAGGCGCATGGCGAGGGGGTCACGGCGCGCGACGTGTGGCTCAACCCGCCCCCCATCCCGCTGACCACGGCCGAGATGGACTACGTGTTTGATTTGCCCTACGCACGCGGCCCGCACCCGAGCTATGCCGACGAGAACGGCAGCCACGACCACGGTACCAAGATCCCCGCGTGGGAGATGATCCGCTTCTCGATCAACATCATGCGCGGCTGCTTCGGCGGCTGCACCTTCTGCTCCATCACCGAGCACGAAGGCCGCATCATCCAGAGCCGGTCCGAGGATTCCATCATCCAGGAGATCGAGGACATCCGCGACAAGGTCAAAGGCTTCACCGGCACCATCAGCGACCTGGGTGGCCCCACGGCCAACATGTACCGCCTGGGCTGCCGCAGCCCCGAGATCGAAGCCGCCTGCCGCAAGCCCAGCTGCGTGTACCCCGGCATCTGCCAGAACCTGACCACCGACCACGGCCCGCTGATCAAGATCTACCGCCGTGGCCGCGCGCTCAAAGGCATCAAGAAGATCCTGATCGGATCGGGCCTGCGCTACGACCTGGCCGTGAAATCGCCCGAGTACGTGAAGGAGCTGGTGCAGCACCACGTGGGGGGCTACCTCAAGATCGCGCCCGAGCACACCGAGCAGGGCCCGCTCACCAAGATGATGAAGCCGGGCATCGGCAGCTACGACAAGTTCAAGCAGCTGTTCGAGAAGTTCAGCGAAGAGGCGGGCAAGAAGCAGTTCCTGATCCCGTACTTCATCGCCGCGCACCCGGGCACCAGCGACGAGGACATGATGAACCTCGCCATCTGGCTCAAGAAGAACGGTTTCCGCGCCGACCAGGTGCAGACCTTCTACCCCAGCCCCATGGCCACGGCCACGGCCATGTACCACTCGGGCCGCAACACGCTGACCCGCGTGCGCCGCCAGATGCGCGACGCGGCCGAAGAGTCGGTGGACATCGTGCGCGGTGAAAAGCGCCGCCGCCTGCACAAGGCCTTCTTGCGCTACCACGACCCCAACAACTGGCCGCTGCTGCGCGATGCGCTCAAGGCCATGGGCCGGGCGGACTTGATCGGCAACGGCAAGCACCACCTGATCCCGACCTTCCAGCCCCTGACGGACGGTGGCTACCAAAGCGCACGGCGCAAAAACTCCACGCCTGTGGGCAAGCCCGCTGTGGCAGCTGTGCAAGGCAAAGCTGCAAAGCCCAGCCCGTCAGGCCAGCCCCAAAAGGGCCGCTTGCTCACGCAGCACACCGGCCTGCCGCCCCGTGTCACCGGTGGCGGCAAGCCGTCGGCACGCAAGCCCCGCTGA
- a CDS encoding CoA transferase, whose product MPTLPLQPLRGTRILSLALNLPGPAALLRCARMGAICTKLEAPATPPYPSADPMALYSPRAYSDMHQGIAVLQAHLKTDDGQATLHAELARTDVLITSFRPSALTKLGLGWAALHARYPRLSVVQIVGAAGTRAEEPGHDLTYLADAGLLAGTDMPPTLYADMGGALMASEAVLQALLGRAQTGEGQQLEVALAAAAAWLAQPHHWGLTTPDGDVGGAHAGYRIYPCANGRVAVAALEPHFAARLCAAAGLPAQGDAATLRAPATHVAVAAFIATQTRAQLDALAQAQDIPLHTLP is encoded by the coding sequence ATGCCCACCCTGCCCCTCCAGCCGCTGCGCGGCACCCGCATCCTGAGCCTGGCGCTTAACCTGCCCGGCCCCGCCGCCTTGCTGCGCTGTGCACGCATGGGCGCCATCTGCACCAAGCTCGAAGCACCCGCCACCCCGCCATACCCCAGCGCAGACCCCATGGCGCTGTACAGCCCCCGGGCCTACAGCGACATGCACCAGGGCATCGCCGTGCTGCAAGCCCACCTCAAGACGGACGACGGCCAGGCCACGCTGCATGCCGAGCTGGCGCGCACCGACGTGCTGATCACATCCTTTCGCCCGTCGGCCCTGACCAAGCTGGGTCTGGGCTGGGCGGCATTGCATGCGCGGTACCCCCGCTTGTCGGTGGTGCAGATCGTGGGGGCCGCAGGCACGCGTGCCGAAGAGCCCGGCCACGACCTCACCTACCTGGCCGACGCAGGCTTGTTGGCAGGCACCGACATGCCCCCCACGCTCTACGCCGACATGGGCGGCGCGCTGATGGCCAGCGAGGCCGTGCTGCAAGCCCTGCTGGGCCGTGCCCAGACCGGCGAAGGCCAGCAGCTGGAAGTGGCCCTGGCCGCCGCCGCCGCCTGGCTGGCCCAGCCACACCACTGGGGGCTGACCACCCCAGACGGTGACGTGGGCGGGGCGCACGCGGGCTACCGCATCTACCCCTGCGCCAATGGCCGCGTGGCCGTGGCTGCGCTGGAACCCCACTTCGCCGCCCGCCTGTGCGCCGCCGCAGGCCTGCCCGCACAGGGCGACGCCGCCACCTTGCGTGCCCCAGCCACCCATGTAGCGGTGGCCGCCTTCATCGCCACCCAGACGCGCGCGCAGCTGGATGCGCTGGCGCAAGCGCAGGACATTCCGCTGCACACGCTGCCTTGA
- a CDS encoding ABC transporter substrate-binding protein, whose amino-acid sequence MTPLRLAVIAAAALLAASAQAQNLSIAFADPISSVDPQLNNHAGDRSLALHFWDSIINSRDGGKLEPALASSWKSLDEKTWEFKLRSDIQWQDGKAFSADDIVYSFTRARNVPGSVASYAGALRTVESVTAKDAHTVIVKTNTPNPMLPLEIASIYIVSKHVGEKSKTEDYNAGRAVVGTGPYKFVSFTPGDRTVFERNPGYYGPKPEWEKVTYRFINNGAARTAALLAGDVDVIDKVAVTDVEKLRKTPTVSVYTYPGLRVLLLQPSFKPGANEFITDNAGKPLAENPLRDQRVRQALSVAINRKALADRVLQGTVTEANQWMPKGSFGYNPEVKDIAYNPEQAKKLLADAGFAQGFQITIHVPGDRYPQAPETVQAVAQFWSRVGVKTKVEVVPWAAYSSRANKNDYAVSVIAWGNGTGEAGYGLLQTLATTDAKRGRGANNWGRYNNESVDKALDAATVEFSADRRSAIFRHAAKLVTDDVGHIPLFHYQNIWAAKKGLKVTPLLSDRTTALQVTRAAK is encoded by the coding sequence ATGACCCCCTTGCGCCTTGCCGTGATCGCTGCGGCCGCCTTGCTGGCCGCCAGCGCCCAGGCCCAGAACCTGTCTATCGCCTTTGCCGACCCCATCTCGTCGGTGGACCCGCAGCTCAACAACCATGCGGGCGACCGCTCGTTGGCGCTGCACTTCTGGGATTCGATCATCAACTCGCGCGACGGCGGCAAGCTGGAGCCCGCGCTGGCTTCGAGCTGGAAATCGCTCGATGAAAAAACCTGGGAGTTCAAGCTGCGCAGCGACATCCAGTGGCAAGACGGCAAGGCCTTCTCGGCCGACGACATCGTGTATTCGTTCACCCGGGCGCGCAACGTGCCGGGCTCCGTCGCGTCGTATGCCGGTGCGCTGCGCACGGTGGAATCTGTCACCGCCAAAGACGCCCACACCGTCATCGTCAAGACCAACACCCCCAACCCCATGCTGCCGCTGGAGATCGCCTCCATCTACATCGTGAGCAAGCATGTGGGCGAGAAGAGCAAGACCGAGGACTACAACGCAGGCCGCGCCGTGGTGGGCACGGGCCCATACAAGTTTGTCTCGTTCACGCCGGGCGACCGCACCGTGTTTGAGCGCAACCCTGGCTACTACGGCCCCAAGCCCGAGTGGGAGAAGGTCACCTACCGCTTCATCAACAACGGTGCCGCCCGAACTGCCGCACTTCTGGCGGGCGATGTAGACGTGATCGACAAGGTGGCCGTGACCGATGTGGAGAAGCTGCGCAAGACGCCCACCGTGAGCGTGTATACCTACCCCGGCCTGCGTGTGCTGCTGCTGCAGCCCAGCTTCAAGCCCGGTGCCAACGAATTCATCACCGACAACGCGGGCAAGCCGCTGGCCGAGAACCCACTGCGCGACCAGCGCGTGCGCCAGGCCCTGTCGGTGGCCATCAACCGCAAGGCGTTGGCCGACCGCGTGCTGCAAGGCACCGTGACCGAAGCCAACCAGTGGATGCCCAAGGGCAGCTTTGGCTACAACCCCGAGGTCAAAGACATTGCCTACAACCCCGAGCAGGCCAAGAAGCTGCTGGCCGATGCGGGGTTTGCCCAGGGCTTTCAGATCACCATCCACGTGCCCGGCGACCGCTACCCCCAGGCACCTGAGACGGTGCAGGCTGTGGCCCAGTTCTGGAGCCGTGTGGGCGTGAAGACCAAGGTGGAGGTGGTGCCATGGGCCGCGTACTCCAGCCGCGCCAACAAAAACGACTACGCCGTGAGCGTGATCGCCTGGGGCAATGGCACGGGCGAGGCGGGCTATGGCCTGCTGCAAACCCTGGCCACCACCGACGCCAAACGCGGCCGGGGCGCCAACAACTGGGGGCGTTACAACAATGAATCGGTGGACAAGGCGCTGGATGCTGCCACGGTGGAGTTCTCGGCCGACCGCCGCTCCGCCATTTTCCGCCACGCGGCCAAGCTGGTGACGGACGACGTGGGCCATATCCCGTTGTTCCACTACCAGAACATCTGGGCCGCCAAAAAGGGGCTGAAGGTTACCCCGCTGCTGAGCGACCGCACCACGGCGCTGCAGGTCACGCGCGCGGCCAAGTAA
- a CDS encoding ABC transporter ATP-binding protein: MNATTPLIELRGVAQRFGKQAPKGPVSQALQRLGLAKAPVVTHAVDGVDLQVNPGEVVGLVGESGCGKSTLGRIAVGLLQPTEGEVLAQGRALHSLQGPERTAARLATQMVFQDPFGSLNPRLRVARIVGEAARLHGLTDAAGEDDYVCAQLARAGLDPSLRFRYPHQFSGGQRQRIGIARALAVQPTLLVCDEAVAALDVSIQAQILNLFMDLRDQLGLAYLFISHDLGVIEHLSDRVVVMYLGRVVETAPVEELFARPNHPYTRALLAEIPRIGNRGTHFGAIRGEIPSPIHPPSGCHFHPRCPQAMPRCATEVPTLRGIAIQHASACHLNDGA, translated from the coding sequence ATGAACGCAACCACCCCTTTGATTGAGCTGCGCGGCGTCGCGCAGCGTTTTGGCAAGCAGGCGCCTAAAGGCCCGGTGAGCCAGGCCCTGCAGCGCCTGGGTCTGGCGAAGGCACCCGTGGTGACGCACGCGGTAGACGGTGTGGACCTGCAAGTAAACCCTGGCGAAGTCGTGGGGCTCGTGGGCGAGTCCGGCTGTGGCAAGTCCACCCTGGGGCGCATTGCCGTAGGCCTGCTGCAGCCCACCGAGGGCGAGGTGCTGGCCCAAGGCCGTGCGCTGCATAGCCTGCAAGGGCCAGAGCGCACCGCGGCGCGCCTGGCCACGCAAATGGTGTTTCAAGACCCGTTTGGCAGCCTGAACCCCCGCCTGCGCGTGGCGCGCATAGTGGGCGAGGCCGCCCGGCTGCACGGCCTGACCGATGCAGCGGGCGAGGACGACTACGTGTGCGCCCAGCTTGCACGTGCGGGGCTGGACCCATCGCTGCGCTTTCGCTACCCGCACCAGTTCAGCGGCGGCCAGCGCCAGCGCATTGGCATTGCCCGGGCGCTGGCGGTGCAGCCCACGCTGCTGGTATGCGACGAGGCCGTAGCAGCACTCGACGTGTCCATTCAGGCGCAAATCCTGAACCTGTTCATGGACCTGCGCGACCAGTTGGGCCTGGCCTACCTGTTCATCAGCCATGACCTGGGCGTGATCGAGCACCTGAGCGACCGGGTGGTCGTGATGTACCTGGGCCGCGTGGTGGAAACCGCGCCGGTCGAAGAGCTGTTTGCCCGCCCCAACCACCCCTACACCCGTGCCCTGCTGGCAGAAATCCCGCGCATTGGCAACCGGGGCACGCACTTTGGCGCGATTCGGGGCGAGATTCCCAGCCCCATCCACCCGCCCTCGGGCTGCCACTTTCATCCGCGCTGCCCGCAGGCCATGCCGCGCTGCGCCACCGAGGTGCCCACGCTGCGCGGCATTGCCATCCAGCACGCCAGCGCTTGCCACCTCAATGACGGCGCCTGA
- the ygiD gene encoding 4,5-DOPA dioxygenase extradiol, with product MAALAGLAASSGAFMTSLSSAAGLPLLQALKPSPRMPVLFVGHGSPMNAIEDNAWRRSWQAVGSELLARAVQPQLILCVSAHWLTSGGWQLTGMASPKTIHDFGGFPQELFDQQYPAPGAPAVARGLAAELKSPSTGAALGVDDGEWGLDHGTWSVLKPMFPKAHIPVLQLSMDYSRPPAEHYALGQQIQRLRERGVLIVGSGNIVHNLRVTRRGSAANEAYDWAAEFDTVVQEQIKKGQLSALQDFLSLGAIAKQAHPTHEHYLPLLYAAGAVQATEMPRFFNTGYQSASISMRSVLWG from the coding sequence TTGGCCGCCCTGGCAGGGCTGGCCGCTTCCTCGGGAGCCTTCATGACCTCTTTGTCCAGCGCAGCGGGCTTGCCGCTGCTGCAAGCCCTCAAGCCATCGCCCCGCATGCCGGTGCTGTTTGTGGGCCACGGCAGCCCCATGAACGCCATTGAAGACAACGCGTGGCGCCGCAGCTGGCAGGCCGTGGGCAGCGAGCTGCTGGCCCGCGCCGTGCAGCCTCAGCTGATCTTGTGCGTATCGGCCCACTGGCTCACAAGCGGCGGCTGGCAGCTCACGGGCATGGCCAGCCCCAAGACCATTCACGATTTTGGTGGCTTTCCTCAGGAATTGTTTGACCAGCAGTACCCAGCCCCCGGTGCCCCTGCCGTAGCCCGGGGCCTGGCGGCTGAGCTGAAGTCTCCGTCCACGGGCGCGGCACTGGGCGTGGACGATGGCGAGTGGGGTCTGGACCACGGTACCTGGTCGGTGCTCAAGCCCATGTTCCCCAAGGCGCACATCCCGGTGCTGCAACTGAGCATGGACTACAGCCGCCCGCCTGCCGAGCATTACGCGCTGGGCCAGCAGATTCAACGCTTGCGCGAGCGCGGGGTGTTGATTGTGGGCAGCGGCAACATCGTGCACAACCTGCGCGTGACGCGCCGGGGCAGCGCCGCCAACGAGGCTTATGACTGGGCTGCCGAGTTCGACACCGTGGTGCAAGAGCAGATCAAGAAGGGCCAGTTGAGCGCGCTGCAGGACTTTCTGAGCCTGGGCGCCATCGCCAAGCAGGCGCATCCCACGCATGAGCATTACTTGCCCTTGCTGTACGCCGCAGGCGCTGTGCAGGCCACGGAGATGCCCCGGTTTTTCAACACGGGCTACCAGTCGGCGTCGATTTCGATGCGGTCGGTGCTTTGGGGGTAG
- a CDS encoding DUF1294 domain-containing protein has product MQKQGTITRWDSARAFGFIRSPGVTADVFFHLKDFRSATPPREGMAVVYDDVHVGGKGPRAVAVQPAGAIATAAPSPRSPGAPRNGQRPRPAASKALPHPDTARASRSAARPLHPSARARAGGGRPAAGAGLAYALMLLWAGMLAWGLWTQRLPLWVLGALVALNALTLWVYAVDKNAAQSGGWRTSEKNLHTLSLLGGWPAAWLAQQSMRHKSSKAAFRAMYWLTIVLHCAALGAWVSGWLGSQLG; this is encoded by the coding sequence ATGCAAAAGCAAGGCACCATCACCCGCTGGGACAGCGCCCGCGCATTCGGCTTCATTCGCAGCCCCGGCGTCACGGCCGATGTGTTTTTTCACCTCAAAGACTTTCGCAGCGCCACACCCCCGCGCGAAGGGATGGCGGTGGTGTATGACGATGTGCATGTGGGCGGCAAAGGCCCGCGTGCCGTGGCGGTGCAGCCCGCAGGGGCTATAGCCACTGCGGCGCCCAGTCCCCGTTCGCCGGGTGCTCCGCGTAACGGGCAACGCCCACGCCCCGCCGCCAGCAAAGCATTGCCCCACCCCGATACCGCCCGCGCCTCTCGCTCGGCAGCGCGCCCATTGCACCCATCGGCCCGGGCCCGTGCGGGCGGCGGCCGACCCGCGGCGGGCGCTGGGCTGGCTTATGCCCTCATGCTGCTGTGGGCGGGCATGCTCGCTTGGGGACTGTGGACGCAGCGCTTGCCCCTGTGGGTGCTCGGCGCCCTAGTGGCCCTGAATGCGCTGACCCTGTGGGTGTACGCCGTAGACAAAAATGCGGCCCAGAGCGGCGGCTGGCGCACCTCGGAGAAAAACCTGCACACCCTCAGCCTGTTGGGCGGCTGGCCTGCGGCTTGGCTCGCGCAACAAAGCATGCGCCACAAATCCAGCAAGGCGGCGTTCCGCGCCATGTACTGGCTCACCATCGTGCTGCACTGTGCGGCCCTGGGGGCGTGGGTGAGTGGCTGGCTGGGTTCACAGCTGGGCTAA
- a CDS encoding peroxidase-related enzyme, with protein MPTAAPFTTQAQTSEDVIDRLLQWPAGHATLAVRHQRDKVVVATQGSYDGLFDAALPGPSLAERLLVALSIAELSGSAVLVAHYRAQLQTLAATAPLTSAQQAALEGQPQDGVQADTRLHAILTFARTLALRPVEGDKAALLRLPAAGLTTPEVVALAQLIAFVAYQVRVVAGLQALAALPVGGEAAQTAPAAAEAPFVHPAHLPKPGEPVRVNGYTSETLGWKAWLPVLALEQASPEQLAVLEASHPAAKTSDYYLTLVHQPRILQERSVAFNAIMYAPGGLSRAERELASAVVSRISGCVYCASVHAQRFEQLAKRNDVIYQVFTDPHGAGTNARERAIVQASIDLTLNPGQFGAAQLQAVQAAGLSALEVLDLIHAVAIFAWANRLMLNLGEAVVPGG; from the coding sequence ATGCCTACCGCTGCCCCTTTCACCACACAGGCACAGACTTCTGAGGACGTGATTGACCGCTTGCTGCAGTGGCCCGCAGGCCACGCCACCCTGGCCGTTCGGCACCAGCGCGACAAGGTGGTGGTGGCCACGCAGGGCAGTTACGACGGGCTGTTCGATGCGGCGCTGCCCGGCCCCAGCCTGGCCGAGCGGCTGTTGGTGGCTCTGAGCATTGCCGAGCTCTCGGGCAGTGCGGTGCTGGTGGCGCACTACCGCGCGCAACTGCAAACGCTGGCGGCTACGGCACCGCTCACGTCTGCCCAGCAGGCTGCGCTGGAGGGGCAGCCGCAGGATGGCGTGCAGGCAGACACGCGGCTGCATGCCATCCTGACCTTTGCCCGCACCCTGGCCCTGCGCCCGGTGGAGGGCGACAAGGCGGCGCTGCTGCGCCTGCCCGCCGCAGGCCTGACCACCCCCGAGGTGGTCGCGCTGGCGCAGCTCATCGCGTTTGTGGCCTACCAGGTGCGCGTGGTGGCGGGCCTGCAGGCGCTGGCTGCCTTGCCCGTTGGCGGTGAGGCAGCGCAGACGGCGCCGGCGGCCGCTGAAGCCCCCTTCGTGCACCCCGCCCATCTGCCCAAGCCCGGCGAGCCCGTGCGCGTGAACGGCTACACCAGCGAGACCCTGGGCTGGAAGGCCTGGCTGCCCGTGCTGGCGCTGGAGCAGGCTTCGCCCGAGCAACTGGCGGTGCTAGAAGCCAGCCACCCAGCCGCCAAGACCTCGGACTACTACCTGACGCTGGTGCACCAGCCGCGCATCCTGCAAGAGCGCTCGGTGGCCTTCAACGCCATCATGTACGCGCCCGGTGGGCTCTCGCGGGCCGAGCGCGAGCTGGCCAGCGCCGTGGTCTCGCGCATCAGCGGCTGCGTGTATTGCGCCTCCGTCCACGCCCAGCGGTTTGAGCAACTGGCCAAGCGCAACGATGTGATCTACCAGGTGTTCACCGATCCCCACGGTGCAGGCACCAACGCCCGCGAGCGCGCCATCGTGCAGGCATCGATCGACCTCACGCTGAACCCCGGCCAGTTCGGCGCAGCCCAGCTGCAAGCTGTGCAGGCGGCGGGCTTGTCGGCGCTGGAGGTGCTGGACCTCATCCACGCCGTGGCCATCTTTGCCTGGGCCAACCGGCTGATGCTGAACCTGGGCGAGGCGGTGGTGCCCGGCGGCTAA